One Pontibacillus yanchengensis DNA window includes the following coding sequences:
- a CDS encoding enoyl-CoA hydratase/isomerase family protein → MEFETILYEVKEQVATITLNLPESRNPLTEQLVAELMQAIKTADADNGVHVMIVTGAGKAFSAGGNLNEFKQNMEKDVPQLYVEGKESTELFKLGATVKTPIIAAVNGAALGGGTGLVAMCHIAIASSEAKLGLTELRLGIVPFVILPWVRQAVGNRRVLEMMLKAEILSAEQAAEYNLVHEVVPPEQLEEKAWETAKTIASHSPLAVNLALDAYFTTEDMDFMKSFDYLTNLRLVSFKSDDLKEGASAFLEKRPPVWKGK, encoded by the coding sequence ATGGAATTTGAAACAATTTTGTATGAAGTGAAGGAGCAGGTTGCCACGATTACATTGAACTTACCTGAGTCACGCAACCCGTTAACAGAACAATTGGTTGCGGAGCTCATGCAAGCAATCAAAACGGCAGATGCCGATAACGGGGTTCATGTCATGATTGTTACCGGCGCAGGGAAAGCATTCTCGGCTGGGGGGAACTTGAATGAGTTCAAGCAAAATATGGAAAAAGATGTTCCGCAATTATACGTAGAGGGGAAAGAAAGCACGGAATTATTCAAGCTTGGCGCGACGGTCAAAACCCCAATAATAGCGGCAGTGAATGGTGCGGCATTGGGTGGTGGAACAGGTCTCGTGGCGATGTGCCATATTGCGATTGCCTCCTCTGAAGCGAAACTCGGCCTCACCGAACTGAGGCTTGGGATTGTCCCGTTTGTGATATTGCCGTGGGTTCGACAAGCAGTGGGGAATCGTAGAGTGCTAGAGATGATGTTAAAGGCAGAGATTTTATCAGCTGAACAGGCTGCTGAATACAACCTTGTTCATGAGGTCGTCCCACCTGAGCAACTAGAAGAAAAAGCATGGGAAACAGCCAAGACCATTGCGTCTCATAGCCCTTTAGCGGTGAACCTTGCTTTAGATGCGTATTTTACAACAGAGGATATGGATTTTATGAAATCCTTCGATTACTTGACTAACTTACGTCTCGTATCGTTTAAGAGTGACGATTTGAAGGAAGGAGCTTCTGCGTTTTTGGAAAAAAGACCTCCTGTATGGAAGGGGAAATAA
- a CDS encoding acyl-CoA carboxylase subunit beta: MREDQHLYLSEKERILKGGKEKYHQHNESKGKMFVRDRLAKIFDEGSIVEDGMFANSENPDLPADACLTGIGEIDGRTVCFLAADSTVKAGSWGPKSVEKNIRIQEKAMDLQVPILYLIDSAGARITEQLEVFPGRRHGGKVFYNEIQMSGSVPQICILFGPSPAGAAYVPAFSDLVIMVDQNASAYLGSPRMVEMAIGEKTTMDKMGGAKMHCSVSGLGDVLAESEQEAIDACKTYLRLMPQNWSEKPEVTESNPPVEGRKIEEIVPENGNSAFDMYELIDQVIDEGTWFEYKKLFAPELITGFCRLDGKVTGVIANQPKVKGGTLFVDSPDKAARFIKICNAYNIPLLFLSDIPGYMIGSKVEQSGIIRHGAKMISALSEATVPKISVVVRKCYGAGLYAMAGPAFGTDAVLALPSASIAVMGPQAAVNAVYFNKIQELPEEERQAFVEQKRQEYSENVNIHKLGSELIIDEIIDFDDIRTEITRRFKLYASKKVTTPQKRNAIHPV; the protein is encoded by the coding sequence ATGCGTGAAGACCAACATCTTTATTTGAGTGAAAAGGAACGCATTTTAAAAGGTGGCAAAGAAAAGTACCATCAACATAATGAAAGCAAAGGCAAGATGTTCGTGCGCGATCGACTCGCCAAGATTTTCGATGAGGGATCGATTGTGGAGGACGGAATGTTTGCAAACTCAGAAAACCCTGATTTACCAGCTGATGCATGCCTTACTGGTATTGGGGAGATCGATGGAAGAACGGTATGTTTTTTAGCTGCCGATTCTACAGTGAAGGCAGGGTCTTGGGGACCGAAATCAGTAGAAAAGAATATTCGCATTCAGGAAAAGGCGATGGATTTACAAGTGCCAATCCTATACTTAATTGATTCAGCTGGAGCAAGGATTACCGAACAATTAGAGGTGTTCCCAGGAAGAAGGCATGGAGGGAAAGTATTTTACAATGAAATACAAATGTCTGGTTCCGTACCACAAATTTGTATCTTATTTGGACCGTCGCCTGCAGGGGCAGCTTATGTTCCAGCTTTCTCGGATTTAGTAATTATGGTGGATCAAAATGCTTCTGCTTACTTAGGTTCTCCGCGTATGGTCGAGATGGCAATTGGGGAAAAGACGACAATGGATAAAATGGGCGGAGCGAAAATGCACTGTTCGGTCAGTGGCCTTGGTGATGTGTTGGCGGAATCGGAACAGGAAGCGATAGATGCCTGTAAAACCTATTTACGCCTCATGCCACAAAACTGGTCGGAAAAGCCTGAGGTGACTGAATCAAATCCTCCTGTGGAAGGCCGGAAAATCGAAGAAATCGTACCGGAGAACGGTAACAGTGCGTTTGATATGTATGAACTGATTGATCAAGTAATCGACGAAGGAACGTGGTTTGAATATAAGAAGCTATTTGCTCCAGAGCTCATCACTGGCTTTTGCCGATTGGATGGAAAGGTAACTGGCGTGATTGCCAATCAGCCAAAGGTAAAGGGTGGTACGCTGTTTGTTGATTCACCCGATAAGGCAGCACGGTTTATTAAAATTTGTAATGCCTATAACATTCCGCTTTTGTTTTTATCCGATATTCCAGGCTACATGATTGGCTCTAAAGTGGAGCAAAGCGGGATCATTCGTCATGGAGCGAAAATGATTTCCGCTCTTTCAGAAGCAACTGTGCCTAAAATTTCTGTCGTCGTTCGGAAGTGTTACGGGGCAGGTCTTTATGCGATGGCAGGTCCTGCGTTTGGTACGGATGCTGTGTTGGCTCTTCCAAGTGCATCGATTGCAGTGATGGGTCCTCAGGCTGCTGTAAACGCTGTGTATTTTAACAAAATTCAGGAGCTTCCTGAAGAGGAGCGGCAAGCATTCGTAGAGCAAAAGCGTCAGGAATACTCCGAAAACGTGAATATCCATAAGCTTGGGTCCGAACTCATCATCGATGAAATTATCGATTTTGACGACATAAGAACAGAGATAACTCGTCGATTCAAACTGTATGCATCGAAGAAAGTAACGACGCCGCAAAAACGGAATGCCATCCATCCAGTGTAA
- a CDS encoding sigma-54-dependent Fis family transcriptional regulator, with protein sequence MKTKHLVTYNFITIHQDATVREVLQSFLDYRQDIACVVEEKKLIGIVTKYSLYRWLLDHANLEANIIHCIKRDVVTLLEEESVYYAKDLLVKENIGHAVVLNKYEDVVGIISKSELIKGFISERQNLVNRLQTLMNNLQESVLSVDTHLHVTSYNTSALTILHKTKSELTGQPITQTFPQIAANLRAVIRTKEIIKHKRLSIGDNTLIASFIPLKEWDTITGAMVVLKDITDFEYIADELETTKKLENMLDNALEVAYDGVVMIDNERNITKANKEFLSLIGISNSSSILGTSIDTVAPELTNHKHTIHSEKIVGELITIQGKKAILTQTPIYQDEQQVGTIIKLISKQLDVWKDLLSHLEKLEHELTYYKESFTAMGQHAGPFAHIVSKSSSMEELKQKALIAARSFSNILITGKSGTGKELIADGIHSASGRTGKFIKINCAAIPEELLESEIFGYSDGAFTGAKKGGKPGKFELAHEGTLFLDEIGDMPMTLQAKLLRILQEKEFERVGGTETIKVDTRIIAATNQDPAKLIAEGTFREDLYYRINVIQLHIPPLSERQEDIQLLCDHFIKKFNTKTNRDVIGISQEHLEKLLDYEWPGNVRQLENVLERAYHFSTSKWIDPEHIVLEKSRDPEASDTHKPPNERLDREKKLQETEKNMLIQALKNAGGNRTKAAKLLGMSRSSFYNKLKKYEVKEATQFM encoded by the coding sequence ATGAAAACGAAACATCTAGTAACCTATAATTTCATTACCATTCATCAAGACGCTACCGTTCGTGAAGTATTGCAGTCCTTTTTAGATTACCGCCAGGATATTGCTTGTGTCGTAGAAGAGAAAAAGTTAATCGGTATTGTAACCAAATATTCCTTGTATCGATGGTTGCTTGATCATGCGAACCTTGAGGCAAATATCATTCATTGTATAAAGCGAGACGTAGTCACCCTTTTAGAAGAGGAAAGTGTGTATTATGCGAAGGATTTATTAGTAAAAGAAAATATCGGCCATGCCGTCGTGTTGAATAAATACGAGGATGTGGTTGGAATCATATCAAAATCCGAATTAATTAAAGGCTTTATTTCCGAACGGCAAAACTTAGTGAATCGATTGCAAACCCTTATGAATAACCTTCAGGAATCTGTTTTATCTGTGGATACCCACCTCCACGTAACTTCTTATAACACTTCAGCTCTAACTATCTTACACAAAACAAAATCTGAACTAACAGGCCAACCCATCACCCAAACATTCCCACAAATTGCTGCAAACTTACGTGCAGTTATACGCACAAAAGAAATTATTAAGCATAAGCGATTGAGCATTGGTGATAACACTCTAATTGCTTCCTTCATTCCTTTAAAAGAATGGGACACAATTACAGGAGCCATGGTTGTATTAAAAGATATTACCGACTTTGAATACATAGCCGATGAGCTCGAAACGACGAAGAAATTAGAAAACATGCTCGATAATGCACTCGAAGTTGCCTATGACGGCGTTGTCATGATTGACAATGAACGAAATATCACGAAAGCAAACAAAGAATTTCTTTCCCTCATTGGCATTTCTAACAGTTCTTCTATTCTGGGTACTTCCATTGATACGGTCGCACCTGAACTAACCAACCATAAACACACCATCCATTCTGAAAAAATTGTGGGCGAGCTTATTACGATTCAAGGAAAAAAAGCCATCCTAACGCAAACACCCATTTATCAAGATGAACAACAAGTCGGCACCATTATTAAACTTATTAGTAAGCAACTGGATGTATGGAAAGACCTTCTCTCCCATTTGGAAAAACTAGAACACGAACTGACTTACTATAAGGAAAGCTTCACAGCCATGGGGCAACACGCTGGTCCGTTTGCCCACATTGTCTCGAAAAGCTCCAGCATGGAAGAACTCAAACAAAAAGCACTAATTGCAGCCAGGTCTTTCTCCAATATTTTAATCACAGGAAAAAGTGGTACAGGGAAGGAATTAATCGCAGATGGCATTCACAGTGCTTCCGGAAGAACTGGGAAATTCATTAAAATCAATTGTGCAGCCATTCCAGAGGAACTACTAGAATCTGAGATTTTCGGATATTCAGATGGCGCATTTACAGGAGCAAAGAAAGGCGGCAAACCAGGAAAATTCGAACTTGCTCACGAGGGAACGCTTTTTCTAGATGAAATTGGTGACATGCCTATGACGCTCCAGGCCAAGCTGCTCCGCATTCTTCAAGAAAAAGAGTTTGAACGAGTTGGTGGAACCGAAACGATTAAGGTGGATACTCGAATCATAGCCGCAACTAACCAAGACCCAGCGAAGCTCATCGCTGAAGGTACATTTCGTGAAGACCTCTACTATCGTATCAATGTGATTCAGCTCCATATCCCACCTCTCTCAGAAAGGCAGGAGGATATTCAATTATTATGCGATCACTTTATCAAGAAATTTAATACAAAAACGAATCGCGATGTCATCGGCATATCACAAGAGCACCTAGAAAAACTTCTAGATTATGAATGGCCAGGAAACGTCCGTCAGCTCGAAAATGTACTAGAACGGGCCTATCACTTTTCTACATCGAAATGGATTGACCCAGAACACATCGTTCTTGAGAAAAGTAGAGATCCTGAAGCTTCTGATACACACAAACCTCCTAATGAAAGGTTAGACCGTGAAAAGAAACTCCAAGAAACAGAGAAAAACATGCTGATCCAAGCCTTGAAGAATGCAGGTGGGAATCGGACGAAGGCCGCTAAGTTATTAGGCATGAGTCGGTCATCTTTTTATAATAAACTAAAGAAATATGAAGTGAAAGAAGCGACGCAGTTCATGTGA
- a CDS encoding LysR family transcriptional regulator, translated as MELSWLNTFITVEREKSFRKAADVLFVSQPTVTVHIKSIEKELGVSLFERNNRFVKLTEEGRRFLRHAQRVLAVHQEGMEDMHSFTQGYRHKLSLAISPSIADTIMPTVLKGYLKRNPEVEINVDIRESVEIEEAVGNEEVDIGFSLLPSHNNDVICYELYEDEIIFCVPHDGYDDESAPLNYPETFLQQHYLFTHNYPGVWDSLHQKIKSNFPQSKSMKVSQVHITKRFIASGLGVSFLPKSAVRRELLEGRILEVPFPEISLPNVHTYALTKYNHTLENDFIDFVSNHQFK; from the coding sequence ATGGAATTATCATGGTTGAATACCTTTATCACAGTGGAAAGGGAAAAGAGTTTTCGAAAAGCTGCTGACGTATTATTTGTTTCGCAACCAACGGTAACTGTCCATATTAAATCTATCGAAAAAGAACTAGGAGTCAGTCTGTTCGAGCGGAATAATCGGTTCGTGAAACTTACTGAAGAGGGGAGGAGGTTCTTGAGGCATGCCCAGAGAGTACTAGCAGTCCATCAAGAGGGAATGGAAGATATGCATTCCTTTACGCAAGGGTATAGACATAAACTAAGCTTAGCCATATCCCCATCCATTGCAGACACAATCATGCCAACTGTGTTGAAAGGGTATCTGAAAAGGAATCCAGAAGTTGAGATTAATGTAGATATTCGAGAATCGGTAGAGATTGAAGAAGCAGTTGGAAACGAAGAAGTAGATATTGGGTTCTCTTTGCTTCCTAGTCATAATAATGATGTCATTTGTTATGAACTGTATGAAGATGAGATTATTTTTTGTGTCCCGCATGATGGATATGATGATGAATCAGCACCGCTAAACTACCCTGAGACGTTTTTGCAGCAACATTATTTGTTCACACACAATTACCCAGGTGTATGGGATTCATTGCATCAGAAAATAAAATCAAACTTTCCTCAATCTAAATCCATGAAAGTATCCCAAGTCCACATTACCAAGCGATTTATAGCAAGTGGACTCGGTGTATCCTTCTTACCGAAATCGGCAGTTAGAAGAGAACTGCTAGAAGGAAGAATTTTAGAAGTGCCCTTTCCGGAAATCTCTTTACCGAATGTACATACCTATGCTCTGACAAAGTACAATCATACGCTGGAAAATGACTTCATTGATTTTGTTTCTAATCATCAGTTTAAGTGA
- a CDS encoding citrate synthase/methylcitrate synthase: protein MIARGLKGITCTETKISFIDGEQGRLIYRGYAAPELAQTHSFEEVAYLLWYGTLPNQEQLIELKKQFQASRQLPDNMKSIIASVPQSHDMLSVLRTALSSLELTDENQATIIDAITLTSLTPAIIAYRQSLQQDFDFPEERSDLDHVAYYLYMITGKEPSPAYVQALETYMILTMEHGLNASTFSARVTASTESDIASAITSAIGTMKGPLHGGAPSGVIELLNETVQHGDIQECIREKVQNGEKLMGFGHRVYKTWDPRAQAIKKILQQQKQEDDWFDLALKVEEAAIQVLEELKPGRNLYTNVEFYAAAILRELTIPTNLFTATFTASRMVGWTAHVMEQLEDNTIFRPSAEYVGPFHQ from the coding sequence ATGATTGCGAGAGGATTAAAAGGAATTACATGTACAGAAACGAAAATTAGCTTTATTGATGGAGAACAAGGAAGGTTAATCTATCGTGGGTATGCCGCTCCCGAATTAGCTCAAACACATAGCTTTGAAGAAGTAGCCTATTTACTATGGTACGGTACCTTACCCAACCAAGAACAATTAATAGAATTAAAGAAACAATTTCAAGCATCCCGGCAGCTTCCAGACAATATGAAAAGCATCATAGCATCCGTCCCACAGAGTCATGACATGCTCAGTGTATTGAGAACAGCATTATCATCCTTGGAACTAACCGATGAAAACCAAGCCACCATCATCGATGCCATCACGCTTACTTCATTAACGCCTGCCATTATTGCTTATAGACAATCGCTCCAACAGGATTTCGATTTTCCAGAAGAACGCTCTGACTTAGATCACGTTGCCTATTACCTTTATATGATTACTGGAAAAGAACCATCTCCAGCTTATGTTCAAGCTTTGGAAACCTATATGATTTTAACTATGGAACATGGATTAAATGCCTCTACATTTTCAGCTCGAGTTACTGCTTCTACGGAATCAGACATCGCTTCTGCAATCACATCAGCTATAGGAACTATGAAGGGACCTTTACATGGTGGGGCTCCATCTGGTGTCATTGAGCTATTAAACGAGACAGTACAACACGGAGATATTCAGGAGTGTATTCGAGAAAAAGTCCAAAATGGAGAGAAGTTAATGGGATTTGGACATCGAGTGTATAAAACATGGGACCCTAGAGCGCAAGCCATCAAAAAAATCCTCCAACAACAAAAGCAAGAAGACGATTGGTTTGACCTTGCATTGAAAGTGGAGGAAGCAGCTATACAAGTATTAGAGGAGCTAAAACCTGGACGCAACCTTTATACGAATGTCGAGTTTTATGCAGCGGCGATTTTACGAGAACTAACCATTCCAACAAACCTCTTTACTGCAACTTTTACAGCAAGCCGCATGGTAGGCTGGACCGCGCATGTCATGGAACAATTAGAAGATAACACGATCTTCAGGCCTTCAGCTGAATACGTTGGTCCATTTCATCAGTAG
- a CDS encoding LutC/YkgG family protein, with protein MSIQNRDSFLQNVANNLGRPRRTEQVERPSFTVAPQWEVFKEHTQDELTDELEAHCNVIHTTCKRTTVSELPHVLWETVKGYDGKSVIASDDKRNNAFGVTSFYKELEEQGVEFHLWNPSDGHYNMEFAERADVGITFSDITLAESGTVTLFNNSGNGRAISLLPRTYIAIIPKSTLVPRMTQAAKHIHDANQEGHPVSSCVSFITGPSNSADIEMNLIVGVHGPVEVTYIIVE; from the coding sequence ATGAGTATTCAAAACAGAGATAGCTTTCTTCAAAATGTGGCTAATAATCTTGGGAGACCCCGAAGGACAGAACAGGTAGAGAGACCCTCTTTTACGGTTGCGCCACAATGGGAAGTGTTTAAAGAACATACGCAAGATGAGTTAACCGATGAATTAGAGGCACACTGCAACGTTATTCATACGACATGCAAACGAACTACCGTATCTGAATTGCCACATGTATTATGGGAAACAGTAAAAGGATACGATGGAAAGTCTGTTATTGCTTCAGATGACAAGCGAAACAATGCATTTGGAGTAACATCTTTTTATAAAGAACTGGAAGAGCAAGGAGTAGAGTTTCATTTATGGAACCCATCGGATGGGCACTATAACATGGAATTTGCCGAGCGGGCAGATGTAGGCATCACCTTTAGTGATATCACCCTAGCAGAATCAGGTACAGTGACACTGTTTAACAATAGTGGGAATGGACGGGCTATTAGTCTATTACCAAGAACCTATATAGCAATTATTCCGAAAAGCACCCTTGTTCCTCGAATGACCCAGGCTGCTAAGCATATTCACGATGCCAATCAAGAGGGACATCCAGTCTCCTCGTGTGTCAGTTTCATCACAGGCCCAAGTAATAGTGCTGATATTGAAATGAATCTAATCGTAGGTGTACACGGTCCCGTTGAAGTAACGTATATTATCGTGGAATGA
- a CDS encoding LutB/LldF family L-lactate oxidation iron-sulfur protein: MAIKLGEASYKERIQSGIENDFMRGAVSSAQGRFRSGRLKAAEELGNWEDWRTRGKEIRTHTLENIDFYLQQLSDEVSKRGGNVFFAETAEEANEYINNVVKQKEAKKVVKSKSMVTEEIGLNEALEEAGSEVIETDLGEWILQMDEDPPSHIVTPALHKNKEQIRETFASKKGYKNSDMPEELATFAREQLRKEFLSADVGITGCNFAVAESGAITFVTNEGNARLVTSLPDTQISVMGMERLAPTWEDMEVLVSLLTRAAVGQKLTSYVTAITGTRLEDEVDGPEEYHLVIVDNGRSKILGTEFQSALHCIRCAACINVCPVYRHVGGHSYNSVYPGPIGAVLTPLLDGYDDHKELPYASTLCAACTEACPVKIPLHEQLIRHREIIVEREKKSPKSEQMMMEGFAKWASHPAAYKLSAKMARTSLKPWTKDETIKNGPGPLKGWTDVRDFPAPSKQSFRSWFKSRQKTERGH, encoded by the coding sequence ATGGCTATTAAGTTAGGGGAAGCTTCTTATAAAGAAAGGATTCAGTCTGGAATTGAAAACGATTTTATGAGAGGAGCGGTTTCTTCGGCACAAGGACGATTTCGTTCTGGTCGACTAAAGGCTGCCGAAGAGTTAGGGAATTGGGAAGATTGGAGAACTCGAGGGAAAGAAATTCGTACACATACACTCGAGAACATCGATTTCTACTTACAACAATTAAGTGATGAAGTTTCCAAGCGTGGTGGCAACGTCTTTTTTGCCGAAACAGCTGAGGAAGCCAATGAATATATTAATAATGTAGTAAAACAAAAAGAAGCAAAGAAAGTAGTTAAATCAAAGTCGATGGTAACCGAAGAAATAGGGTTGAATGAGGCTTTGGAGGAAGCTGGTAGTGAAGTCATTGAGACAGATCTCGGTGAATGGATACTGCAAATGGATGAAGATCCTCCTTCCCATATCGTGACCCCAGCGTTGCACAAAAACAAAGAACAAATAAGAGAAACTTTTGCGAGTAAAAAAGGGTACAAGAACTCCGACATGCCAGAAGAACTAGCAACGTTTGCCAGAGAGCAGTTAAGGAAGGAATTCTTATCAGCAGATGTAGGCATTACAGGATGTAATTTTGCGGTCGCAGAATCCGGAGCCATCACATTCGTTACCAATGAAGGGAATGCTAGACTTGTTACTTCCTTGCCAGATACACAAATATCCGTCATGGGGATGGAGAGGTTAGCTCCGACTTGGGAAGACATGGAAGTGTTAGTGAGTCTATTGACGAGGGCAGCGGTGGGACAAAAGCTAACGAGTTATGTAACCGCTATTACAGGAACTCGACTAGAGGACGAGGTAGATGGTCCGGAAGAATATCATTTAGTAATCGTAGATAATGGTCGTTCTAAGATACTAGGTACTGAATTCCAATCTGCTCTACACTGCATTCGTTGTGCAGCGTGTATTAATGTATGTCCTGTATATCGTCATGTAGGTGGACATTCTTACAATTCTGTTTATCCTGGACCCATCGGAGCAGTACTAACACCGTTGTTGGATGGATACGACGATCATAAGGAACTACCATACGCTTCCACATTATGTGCCGCTTGTACAGAGGCATGCCCTGTCAAGATCCCGTTACATGAACAATTGATACGACATAGAGAAATCATCGTGGAGCGAGAAAAGAAGTCCCCTAAAAGCGAACAGATGATGATGGAAGGCTTTGCGAAGTGGGCATCTCATCCCGCAGCGTATAAATTAAGTGCCAAGATGGCAAGAACATCACTGAAGCCTTGGACGAAAGACGAAACCATCAAGAATGGACCTGGACCACTAAAAGGATGGACAGATGTACGTGATTTCCCAGCACCAAGTAAGCAAAGCTTCCGATCTTGGTTCAAGTCCAGACAAAAAACGGAAAGGGGGCACTAG
- a CDS encoding (Fe-S)-binding protein, whose amino-acid sequence MKVSLFITCLCDIISSDVGKDTVEVLEKLGCEVDFPEQQTCCGQPAYNSGYLSKSKEAMKQMIRAFKDSEYVVGPSGSCVAMLHEYPKIFKGDPQWEEEANKLAAKSYEFTQFIVDVLGRVDVGSTFKGIVTYHRSCHMTRLLGVKDAPQKLLEHVEGIQLRELPLCEDCCGFGGTFAIKNPEISEQMVKEKTEHIMETEAEYVIGGDMGCLMNIGGRLSRDNRDVKVLHISQVLNS is encoded by the coding sequence ATGAAAGTATCCTTATTTATTACCTGTTTATGCGACATTATCTCTTCGGATGTTGGTAAAGATACGGTTGAGGTGTTGGAGAAATTAGGGTGCGAGGTAGATTTCCCAGAGCAACAAACTTGTTGTGGTCAACCTGCTTATAATAGTGGGTATTTATCTAAATCGAAAGAAGCTATGAAACAAATGATCAGGGCCTTCAAAGATTCCGAGTATGTAGTAGGTCCATCTGGTTCGTGCGTTGCTATGTTGCATGAATACCCTAAGATATTTAAAGGGGATCCACAATGGGAGGAGGAAGCCAACAAATTAGCTGCAAAATCCTATGAATTTACTCAATTTATTGTAGACGTATTGGGCAGAGTAGATGTTGGTTCCACATTTAAAGGTATTGTAACGTACCACAGGTCATGCCATATGACCCGGTTATTAGGAGTGAAAGACGCTCCGCAGAAACTATTAGAACATGTGGAAGGAATTCAATTAAGAGAGCTTCCTTTATGTGAGGATTGTTGTGGGTTTGGAGGTACTTTTGCGATAAAAAACCCGGAAATTTCCGAGCAAATGGTTAAGGAAAAGACAGAACATATCATGGAAACAGAAGCAGAGTATGTAATTGGTGGAGATATGGGATGTTTGATGAACATTGGCGGAAGACTCAGCCGGGATAATAGAGACGTTAAAGTGTTGCATATAAGTCAGGTGCTAAACAGCTAG
- a CDS encoding FCD domain-containing protein — MQYKQIRTRKIYEEVADSLLEMLQKGELKPGDKLDSVEQLAKNFSVGRSAVREALSALRATGILEMRQGEGTFVKQFDPTKFSIPVSVAFIMKRKDIKELMDVRKILEVGAVSTAALEYKEEDLLPIQAALDDMRNANDNGELGEKADLDFHLAIAQATHNQMLVNLMNSVSEIMMEAMREARKLWFDSEKRTCKLLEEHKLIYEAIENRDPDKAQERMLFHLTQVEEALFQYID, encoded by the coding sequence GTGCAATATAAACAAATACGAACAAGAAAAATATACGAAGAAGTAGCTGATTCATTATTAGAAATGCTTCAAAAAGGTGAATTGAAACCAGGTGACAAACTAGACTCCGTAGAGCAATTGGCCAAAAACTTTAGCGTTGGTCGATCTGCTGTACGAGAAGCGTTAAGCGCATTACGGGCGACAGGTATACTGGAAATGAGGCAAGGAGAGGGGACGTTTGTAAAACAATTCGATCCTACCAAGTTTTCCATCCCTGTGTCAGTGGCTTTCATCATGAAACGTAAAGATATAAAAGAGTTAATGGATGTAAGAAAAATATTAGAGGTAGGAGCAGTATCAACAGCTGCATTGGAGTATAAGGAGGAGGATTTACTTCCTATTCAGGCCGCCTTAGATGATATGAGAAATGCGAATGATAATGGAGAACTTGGAGAAAAAGCAGACTTGGATTTTCATCTAGCTATCGCTCAAGCAACACATAATCAAATGCTCGTTAACTTAATGAACAGTGTATCTGAAATTATGATGGAAGCAATGCGAGAGGCGCGTAAACTTTGGTTTGATTCAGAAAAGAGAACGTGTAAGCTTCTAGAAGAGCATAAGCTTATTTACGAAGCAATTGAGAATCGTGATCCAGATAAAGCTCAAGAGCGAATGCTATTTCACTTAACACAAGTAGAAGAAGCACTATTTCAATACATCGATTAA
- a CDS encoding cysteine hydrolase family protein produces MNAALVIIDVQKAMFTMAPPVHNGKNLLQNISRLIEFANKKGLKIIFVQHNGPENSPLEKNTPGWHIHENISPRPKDIVIEKTTPDSFYDTALQSQLREHNIHKLYLTGIQTEACVDTTCRRGFSERYKITLVKDTHSTFDKPYISSQHIIDHHNEVLRWFAEIKTVDEILR; encoded by the coding sequence TTGAATGCAGCATTAGTAATTATTGATGTCCAAAAAGCAATGTTTACGATGGCACCACCAGTACACAATGGAAAAAATTTATTACAGAATATTAGTAGGTTGATAGAATTCGCAAATAAAAAAGGATTAAAGATTATATTTGTTCAGCATAACGGACCAGAAAATAGCCCATTAGAAAAAAACACACCAGGCTGGCATATCCATGAAAACATATCCCCACGTCCCAAAGACATTGTGATAGAAAAAACCACTCCTGATTCCTTCTATGATACTGCCTTACAAAGTCAACTCAGAGAACATAACATCCATAAATTGTATTTAACTGGCATCCAAACAGAAGCGTGTGTCGATACCACTTGTAGAAGAGGATTCAGCGAAAGATATAAGATCACGCTCGTAAAAGATACACATAGCACGTTTGATAAACCATACATTAGTTCCCAACATATTATCGATCATCATAATGAGGTATTACGCTGGTTTGCTGAGATAAAAACAGTAGATGAAATTTTAAGGTAG